One Methanolinea sp. DNA window includes the following coding sequences:
- a CDS encoding DUF1894 domain-containing protein, with product MACIESLKYEIVLRGASFSECREYVRKNCREVVTVNPGFVLFEKPVVGVPPVLIGLDGDTITFPYTKPCYGSFLLRAESREEAARLRALAGKRT from the coding sequence CGAATCCCTGAAGTACGAGATCGTCCTCCGGGGCGCGTCGTTCTCCGAGTGCAGGGAATACGTGAGAAAGAACTGCAGGGAGGTCGTCACCGTGAACCCCGGGTTCGTCCTCTTCGAAAAGCCCGTCGTGGGTGTCCCCCCCGTGCTCATCGGGCTCGACGGGGACACGATCACGTTCCCCTACACGAAACCCTGCTACGGGTCGTTCCTCCTGCGCGCCGAGAGCCGGGAGGAGGCGGCACGCCTGCGGGCGCTCGCGGGGAAGCGAACCTGA
- a CDS encoding 2-oxoacid:acceptor oxidoreductase subunit alpha: MGGKAGDGINSAGYLVAQILSHAGYRVYMYFDYPSLIKGGHNFAIVRASPERKGAVREAVDFVLALNQDTLDLHRWRIREGTVTICDGWQVKGGDVRVPVPDILREEGAPPVMGNSCLIGAFARAAGIRWEILAEVFARHVRKGLEMNLKVARRGYELSREYRAIRELDARPAPIISGNEAIGLGLIHGGLDAYVAYPMTPTSNLLHFLAENAGDAGITVFHPENEIAVMLMALGFAYAGKRTAVGTSGGGFCLMTEGLSLSGGAEIPVVVVLGQRPGPSTGMPTYTAQSDLHFALHAGQGEFPRLVVAPGDPMQAFTWSSLSLDLAWKYQVPAIVLCDKTLCEGYYSADIPAGDVPRAGGVKAGEPGPGYKRYLLTEDGVSPLLFPGAPGTLVKVNSYTHDEAGITTEDPTVAALMAEKRARKGKALEAAVAELPAVFTGGTKDAERALVCWGSTVSACCEVGRERNFRVVQPVVLSPFPREQFLAALGGTGDLVVVEENSCGQLEMLLARHGVRATASVRKYDGRPFSVDELSRRLGEVAP, from the coding sequence GTGGGAGGGAAGGCAGGCGACGGGATCAACAGCGCGGGGTACCTCGTCGCCCAGATCCTCTCCCACGCGGGGTACAGGGTGTACATGTACTTCGACTACCCCTCCCTCATCAAGGGGGGGCACAACTTCGCGATAGTGAGGGCATCCCCCGAGAGGAAGGGGGCAGTCCGTGAAGCCGTCGACTTTGTCCTCGCGCTCAACCAGGACACCCTCGATCTCCACCGGTGGCGGATCCGGGAGGGGACGGTGACGATCTGCGACGGCTGGCAGGTGAAGGGGGGTGACGTCCGCGTCCCCGTCCCCGATATCCTCAGGGAGGAGGGTGCACCGCCCGTCATGGGCAACTCGTGCCTCATCGGCGCGTTCGCCCGGGCCGCGGGGATACGCTGGGAGATCCTCGCGGAGGTCTTCGCGCGCCACGTCCGGAAAGGACTGGAAATGAACCTGAAGGTCGCGAGGCGGGGGTACGAGCTCTCGAGGGAGTACCGCGCGATAAGGGAGCTTGACGCCCGGCCCGCGCCCATCATCTCGGGGAACGAGGCGATCGGCCTCGGCCTCATCCACGGCGGGCTCGACGCGTACGTCGCGTACCCGATGACCCCGACGTCAAACCTCCTCCACTTCCTCGCCGAGAACGCGGGGGATGCCGGGATTACCGTCTTCCACCCGGAGAACGAGATCGCGGTGATGCTCATGGCACTCGGGTTCGCGTACGCGGGCAAGAGGACGGCCGTCGGGACGTCGGGGGGTGGCTTCTGCCTCATGACGGAAGGACTCTCCCTCTCGGGCGGCGCCGAGATCCCGGTCGTCGTCGTCCTCGGCCAGAGGCCGGGCCCGAGCACCGGCATGCCGACCTACACCGCCCAGTCCGACCTCCACTTCGCCCTCCACGCCGGGCAGGGGGAGTTCCCCCGTCTCGTCGTCGCGCCGGGCGACCCCATGCAGGCATTCACGTGGAGTTCCCTTTCGCTCGACCTCGCGTGGAAATACCAGGTACCCGCTATCGTCCTCTGCGACAAGACCCTCTGCGAGGGGTACTACAGCGCCGATATCCCGGCGGGGGACGTCCCCCGCGCGGGGGGTGTCAAGGCGGGTGAACCCGGCCCCGGCTACAAGCGGTACCTCCTGACGGAGGACGGGGTGAGCCCGCTCCTCTTCCCCGGGGCGCCGGGAACCCTCGTGAAGGTGAACAGCTACACCCACGACGAGGCGGGGATCACCACGGAAGACCCGACGGTGGCTGCCCTGATGGCAGAGAAGAGGGCGAGGAAGGGAAAGGCGCTCGAGGCTGCCGTCGCGGAATTGCCCGCCGTGTTCACGGGTGGCACGAAGGACGCGGAAAGGGCACTCGTCTGCTGGGGATCGACCGTCAGCGCGTGCTGCGAGGTGGGCCGCGAGCGTAATTTCCGCGTGGTCCAACCGGTCGTCCTCTCCCCGTTCCCGCGGGAGCAGTTCCTCGCCGCCCTCGGGGGAACGGGGGACCTCGTCGTCGTGGAGGAGAACTCTTGCGGCCAGCTCGAGATGCTCCTCGCCCGCCACGGCGTGCGCGCCACCGCGTCCGTGCGGAAGTACGACGGCCGGCCGTTCTCCGTCGACGAGCTCTCGCGCCGTCTCGGGGAGGTGGCACCGTGA
- a CDS encoding thiamine pyrophosphate-dependent enzyme, with amino-acid sequence MTEQKLVTPAQNTWCPGCGNFVIQFALRDALRAAIERGTDPDSIVLVTGIGCHAKMADYLAVNSFYAIHGRTVPVATGIKMANPDLSVICCAGDGDAYAEGLDHLVFSAKRNSDITVIVHNNRVYGLTTGQYTPTSPYGFRGRSTPAGTVEPPLNPLALMLSSGATFVARGCTRRKKDLEGIFSEAMEHRGFAFVDVLQVCATYFNAADVYDRFVYPLEGHDTGDFAAAFRKAREWDYTSEGPIATGIFYRASRPTLEETMKPVSRAGKVPAETIAKILEARK; translated from the coding sequence GTGACGGAACAAAAGCTCGTCACCCCCGCGCAGAACACGTGGTGCCCGGGCTGCGGGAACTTCGTCATCCAGTTCGCCCTCCGCGACGCCCTCCGCGCGGCCATCGAGAGAGGCACGGACCCGGACTCGATAGTCCTCGTGACCGGGATCGGCTGCCACGCGAAGATGGCCGACTACCTCGCCGTCAACAGCTTCTACGCGATACACGGGAGGACGGTCCCGGTCGCGACAGGGATAAAGATGGCAAACCCGGACCTGTCTGTCATCTGCTGCGCGGGCGACGGCGATGCCTACGCAGAGGGGCTCGACCACCTCGTCTTCTCCGCGAAGAGGAACAGCGACATCACCGTAATCGTCCACAACAACAGGGTTTACGGCCTCACGACCGGCCAGTACACCCCCACGTCGCCCTACGGTTTCAGGGGGAGGTCGACGCCCGCCGGAACCGTGGAGCCGCCCCTCAACCCGCTCGCCCTCATGCTCTCGAGCGGCGCCACTTTCGTTGCCCGCGGGTGCACCCGGCGCAAGAAAGACCTCGAGGGGATCTTTTCGGAGGCGATGGAGCACAGGGGATTTGCCTTCGTCGACGTGCTCCAGGTCTGCGCCACGTACTTCAATGCGGCGGACGTGTACGACAGGTTCGTGTACCCCCTCGAGGGGCACGACACGGGAGACTTCGCGGCGGCATTCAGGAAGGCCCGGGAGTGGGACTACACGAGTGAAGGTCCCATCGCGACGGGCATTTTCTACAGGGCGAGCCGCCCGACGCTCGAGGAGACGATGAAACCGGTCAGCCGCGCGGGGAAAGTCCCCGCGGAGACCATCGCGAAGATACTGGAGGCAAGGAAGTAG
- a CDS encoding Glu/Leu/Phe/Val dehydrogenase: protein MNDANLFESVKKNLCSCSADLALDENVEALLKMPQREISVAIPVRMDDGKIRVFQAFRVQYNDALGPTKGGIRYHPDETIETIRGLAAIMTWKCALHELPLGGAKGGVVCNPKALSPGELERLSRAYVQAMFPYLGPDRDIPAPDVYTDERVMAWMVDEYSRIAGKTTFAAFTGKPLALGGSEGRAEATARGGWFTVRDAMQAAGADTRGATVAVQGFGNVGAHAAILGEEEFGARVVAVSDSTGGIYNPDGLPTREVLSHKRKTGSVLGFPGATRISNEELLALSVDVLVPAALENAITLANAGKVRAAMVAEFANGPVSHEADGILFASGIKVLPDLLANAGGVIVSYFEMIQNFTMDHWDVREVNKRLEERMVRSSRRVRALAEENGVSLRKAAYTIAVGRVANAMRLRGWA from the coding sequence GTGAACGATGCGAACCTCTTTGAGTCGGTAAAGAAGAACCTCTGCTCCTGCTCCGCAGACCTCGCGCTCGACGAGAACGTCGAGGCACTCCTCAAGATGCCCCAGCGTGAGATCTCGGTTGCAATCCCGGTGAGGATGGACGACGGGAAGATTCGCGTCTTCCAGGCGTTCCGCGTCCAGTACAACGATGCCCTCGGCCCGACGAAGGGGGGTATCCGGTACCACCCGGACGAGACCATCGAGACGATAAGGGGCCTTGCCGCCATCATGACATGGAAGTGTGCCCTCCACGAGCTCCCCCTCGGCGGGGCGAAGGGAGGGGTCGTCTGCAATCCCAAGGCTCTCTCGCCCGGCGAGCTCGAAAGATTGAGCAGGGCATACGTGCAGGCGATGTTCCCCTACCTAGGGCCCGACAGGGACATCCCTGCCCCGGACGTCTACACCGACGAGCGCGTCATGGCGTGGATGGTGGACGAGTACTCGCGCATCGCCGGGAAGACGACATTCGCGGCCTTCACCGGGAAACCCCTCGCCCTCGGGGGTTCCGAGGGGCGCGCGGAAGCCACGGCGCGCGGCGGCTGGTTCACGGTGAGGGATGCGATGCAGGCAGCCGGGGCAGATACGCGCGGGGCCACGGTCGCGGTGCAGGGATTCGGGAACGTCGGCGCCCACGCGGCGATCCTCGGGGAGGAGGAGTTCGGCGCGAGGGTGGTCGCGGTGAGCGACAGCACCGGGGGCATCTACAACCCTGACGGCCTGCCCACGAGGGAGGTCCTCTCCCACAAGAGGAAGACAGGGAGCGTCCTTGGATTTCCCGGCGCGACCCGGATATCGAACGAGGAACTCCTCGCCCTTTCCGTCGACGTCCTCGTCCCCGCCGCCCTCGAGAACGCGATCACCCTCGCGAACGCGGGGAAGGTGAGGGCGGCAATGGTCGCCGAGTTCGCAAACGGCCCAGTGAGCCACGAGGCAGACGGGATCCTCTTCGCGTCGGGGATAAAGGTCCTCCCCGACCTCCTCGCGAACGCGGGGGGCGTGATCGTCTCCTACTTCGAGATGATCCAGAATTTCACCATGGACCACTGGGACGTCCGGGAGGTGAACAAGAGGCTCGAGGAGAGGATGGTGCGGTCATCCCGCAGGGTCAGGGCACTCGCGGAGGAAAACGGTGTCTCCCTCCGGAAGGCAGCGTACACCATCGCCGTGGGACGCGTCGCGAACGCGATGCGGCTCCGCGGGTGGGCGTGA
- a CDS encoding DUF2179 domain-containing protein: MWEFSVSGDVFAWVILPLLIFSARICDVSLGTLRVIFISRGFRRIAPLVGFFEVIIWLLAIGQVMQNVENIASYIAYGGGFATGTWVGMAVEERLSLGNVIIRVITQKDAQPLIQELRGMDVGVTVMDAEGARGPVKVLLSVCRRQDLPRVLASIDRHQPGAFFTVEEVKTVKEGIFPKGRGGFRLEWKDALGYFRKGN, translated from the coding sequence ATGTGGGAATTCTCGGTCTCCGGCGATGTCTTCGCGTGGGTGATCCTCCCTCTCCTCATCTTCTCCGCGAGGATCTGCGACGTGAGCCTCGGGACGCTGCGCGTCATCTTCATCTCGAGGGGATTTCGCAGGATCGCGCCGCTCGTGGGATTCTTCGAGGTGATCATCTGGCTCCTCGCCATCGGGCAGGTGATGCAGAACGTGGAGAATATCGCCTCTTACATCGCGTACGGCGGGGGGTTCGCGACGGGGACGTGGGTCGGGATGGCTGTGGAAGAGAGGCTCTCCCTCGGCAACGTCATAATACGCGTGATCACGCAGAAGGATGCGCAGCCGCTCATCCAGGAACTGCGCGGGATGGACGTGGGGGTCACTGTGATGGATGCCGAGGGGGCGAGGGGCCCTGTCAAGGTCCTCCTCTCGGTGTGCAGGCGCCAGGACCTCCCCCGCGTCCTCGCCTCCATCGACCGCCACCAGCCCGGCGCGTTCTTCACGGTCGAGGAGGTAAAAACCGTGAAGGAGGGGATATTCCCGAAAGGCCGGGGAGGATTCAGGTTGGAATGGAAGGACGCGCTCGGGTACTTCCGGAAGGGGAACTAA
- a CDS encoding serine hydrolase domain-containing protein: MMRAGAGGRALLAVLCIASLAGFAHADAVLAGPPPGDGNIEAFFNGVIPSQLAKYHIPGAAIVVVRGDGVVFARGYGHADPLAGEPMDPARTLVRVGSISKVVTWIGVMQQVDRGNLDLDTDINVYLSGVRVADTYPGWPVTLRHLMTHSAGFEDRLAGIFTPEGSTPLPPCAALARGMPARVRPPGEVPSYSNHGAALAACAIENATGTRFEEYAEYEILRPVGMGNSTFLQPPPAGLRERLAGGFVFSGGKYERQDFEHVTFPASGGLSATPLDMGLLVACLLNGGNVSGRQAIDGRVVRSLFEICYSPDPRVEGWRGGFMEMREDGRYVLWHGGDTLHSSSLLALYPAERTGLFVTYNSGNGAVPAREILSAFTRQVTPCPEPPLAVACGTPGKGRDPPLTEVPAEEGRYVSTRRPVTNYERVLLLSPAAEYSIDVRKVPDGGIEVGGTRLSPVSPGSFADPGGRVRAVFVSPPSGGRKYLLLANSPGAMYEKVEWYGDPSFVVPLLVASLTVLLAYLVTCAASIVLPARHVTKRRISLYHLHFSILSGLCVAFVLALFSLLRGDRIFYFPGATLSIVLSLPLLTLAMTGISVPLAARAWTRRDHARGDRIGFLAVTAAATVFSWWTVTWNLVRFPI; this comes from the coding sequence ATGATGCGGGCCGGCGCAGGGGGCCGCGCACTCCTCGCGGTGCTCTGCATCGCGTCCCTCGCGGGATTCGCCCACGCGGACGCCGTCCTCGCCGGCCCCCCTCCGGGGGATGGCAATATCGAGGCGTTCTTCAACGGGGTTATCCCCTCTCAGCTGGCGAAGTACCACATCCCGGGTGCAGCCATCGTCGTCGTCCGGGGAGACGGGGTCGTCTTCGCCCGCGGGTACGGGCACGCGGATCCCCTCGCGGGCGAACCCATGGATCCTGCCCGCACCCTCGTCAGGGTGGGATCGATCTCGAAAGTCGTCACGTGGATCGGCGTCATGCAGCAGGTGGACCGGGGGAACCTCGACCTCGACACGGACATCAACGTGTACCTCTCCGGTGTCCGCGTTGCCGACACGTACCCGGGGTGGCCCGTCACGCTCCGGCACCTGATGACCCACTCCGCGGGGTTCGAGGACAGGCTCGCAGGGATCTTCACCCCGGAGGGGAGCACGCCCCTCCCGCCCTGCGCGGCCCTCGCCCGCGGGATGCCGGCGCGGGTCCGGCCGCCGGGTGAGGTCCCCTCCTACTCGAACCACGGTGCGGCCCTCGCTGCGTGCGCGATCGAGAACGCCACGGGCACGCGGTTCGAGGAGTACGCCGAGTACGAGATCCTCCGCCCGGTCGGGATGGGAAACAGCACCTTTCTCCAGCCCCCTCCGGCTGGGCTCCGGGAACGTCTCGCGGGCGGGTTCGTCTTTTCGGGCGGGAAATACGAGCGGCAGGACTTCGAGCACGTCACGTTCCCCGCCTCCGGCGGCCTCAGCGCAACCCCCCTCGACATGGGCCTGCTGGTGGCGTGCCTCCTGAACGGGGGGAACGTCTCGGGGAGGCAGGCCATCGACGGGAGGGTCGTGCGGTCCCTCTTTGAAATCTGCTACTCCCCCGACCCGAGGGTGGAAGGGTGGCGCGGGGGATTCATGGAGATGCGGGAGGACGGCCGGTACGTGCTCTGGCACGGGGGTGACACCCTCCACTCTAGTTCCCTCCTCGCCCTCTACCCGGCGGAGAGAACCGGTCTCTTTGTCACGTACAACTCTGGGAACGGGGCTGTTCCCGCGAGGGAGATCCTCTCGGCGTTCACGCGGCAGGTCACCCCCTGTCCCGAACCACCCCTCGCTGTTGCCTGCGGCACTCCCGGGAAGGGACGGGACCCGCCGCTGACCGAGGTTCCCGCGGAGGAGGGGCGGTACGTCTCGACGAGGAGACCCGTGACAAATTACGAGAGGGTCCTCCTCCTCTCCCCTGCCGCAGAATACTCCATCGACGTGAGAAAGGTGCCGGACGGCGGGATCGAGGTAGGGGGAACGAGGCTCTCGCCGGTCTCCCCGGGATCGTTCGCGGACCCCGGGGGCAGGGTCAGGGCAGTCTTCGTGTCGCCACCGTCCGGTGGCAGAAAGTACCTCCTCCTCGCGAACAGCCCGGGCGCGATGTACGAGAAGGTGGAATGGTACGGGGACCCGTCCTTCGTGGTACCCCTCCTCGTCGCGAGCCTCACCGTCCTCCTCGCGTACCTGGTCACCTGCGCGGCATCCATCGTCCTGCCCGCGCGGCACGTGACGAAACGGAGGATCTCCCTGTACCACCTCCACTTCTCCATCCTCTCCGGCCTTTGCGTCGCCTTCGTCCTCGCCCTGTTCTCCCTGCTGCGGGGGGACAGGATATTTTACTTCCCCGGCGCCACCCTCTCGATCGTCCTCTCCCTCCCCCTCCTCACCCTCGCCATGACGGGGATCTCGGTCCCCCTCGCCGCGAGGGCGTGGACCCGGCGAGATCACGCGCGGGGCGACCGGATAGGGTTCCTCGCCGTCACCGCGGCGGCAACTGTCTTCTCGTGGTGGACGGTCACGTGGAACCTCGTCCGGTTCCCGATTTGA
- a CDS encoding SagB/ThcOx family dehydrogenase: MEHSPVIAWVIVAVAAGITALAILGVALPGGFHGDRAPAAETAPGPPGVSDGIPLPPPAKGGSLSLEEAIAKRRSQRSFSARPLALSDVSQLLWAAQGITGERGFRSVPSAGALYPLEVLLVAGSVEGLRPGVYRYVPATHSLRVEREGDIRQNLQSAAVNQPAVGQAPATIAIAAVPSRTTAKYGERGTRYVHMEAGHAGQNVYLQAEALGLGTVAIGAFSDERVAALLDLGEGEVPLYLMPVGHPP, translated from the coding sequence ATGGAGCATTCTCCGGTCATCGCGTGGGTGATCGTCGCAGTCGCGGCGGGAATAACCGCGCTCGCGATCCTCGGCGTGGCATTGCCCGGGGGGTTCCACGGGGACCGCGCACCCGCCGCGGAGACCGCGCCCGGACCACCGGGGGTATCAGACGGAATCCCTCTCCCGCCCCCCGCGAAGGGGGGTTCTCTCTCCCTCGAGGAGGCCATCGCGAAGAGGAGGTCGCAGAGGAGCTTTAGCGCAAGACCACTCGCCCTCTCCGACGTCTCGCAACTCCTCTGGGCAGCGCAGGGAATCACCGGGGAGAGAGGATTCCGGAGTGTGCCTTCGGCCGGCGCTCTCTACCCGCTCGAGGTGCTCCTCGTCGCAGGCAGCGTGGAGGGTCTGCGACCCGGCGTCTACCGCTACGTCCCCGCCACGCATTCCCTGCGGGTGGAGAGGGAAGGGGACATCCGGCAGAACCTCCAGTCGGCGGCCGTGAACCAGCCCGCCGTCGGGCAGGCGCCCGCGACCATCGCGATCGCGGCGGTCCCCTCCCGGACCACGGCCAAATACGGGGAACGCGGCACCCGCTACGTCCACATGGAGGCAGGGCACGCGGGGCAGAACGTGTACCTCCAGGCAGAAGCGCTCGGGCTCGGAACGGTCGCGATCGGGGCATTCTCCGACGAGCGTGTCGCGGCGCTCCTGGACCTCGGCGAGGGTGAGGTCCCGCTCTACCTCATGCCGGTGGGCCACCCGCCGTGA
- a CDS encoding DUF2284 domain-containing protein — translation MNERVKAEIAELSRLAEERGASARPIRSRDVVVSEWVRFKCRYGCKGYGKHMSCPPYAPSPEETRRMIAEYSTGLLLRFDGIPGHPQISPDEIPKDFHPFFRDLILWVNGTVHFLEKTAFYHDFYKAFGFGAYPCIYCAHQHCVAEEQPGIVDESIRRMCRHMDLVRPSMEAAGIDVFSTARNVGWDLHVVPCRDMEYGMIEHGNIVSIGLVMLE, via the coding sequence ATGAACGAGAGGGTGAAAGCCGAGATCGCGGAACTCTCCCGCCTCGCGGAGGAGAGGGGGGCGAGTGCCCGCCCGATACGGTCAAGGGACGTGGTCGTTTCCGAGTGGGTGCGGTTCAAGTGCAGGTACGGGTGCAAGGGGTACGGGAAGCACATGAGCTGCCCGCCTTATGCCCCGTCGCCGGAAGAGACGAGGCGGATGATCGCCGAGTACTCGACGGGGCTCCTCCTCCGGTTCGACGGTATCCCGGGGCACCCGCAGATTTCACCGGACGAGATCCCAAAGGACTTCCACCCGTTCTTCCGCGACCTCATCCTCTGGGTGAACGGGACGGTCCATTTCCTCGAGAAGACCGCGTTCTACCACGATTTTTACAAGGCTTTCGGGTTCGGCGCGTACCCCTGCATCTACTGCGCGCACCAGCACTGCGTGGCAGAGGAGCAGCCCGGGATCGTCGACGAGAGCATACGGCGGATGTGCAGGCACATGGACCTTGTGAGGCCGAGCATGGAGGCCGCGGGCATAGACGTCTTCTCCACGGCGAGGAACGTGGGGTGGGACCTCCACGTCGTCCCGTGCCGGGACATGGAGTACGGGATGATCGAGCACGGGAACATCGTCTCGATAGGCCTCGTGATGCTCGAGTGA
- a CDS encoding flavodoxin family protein, protein MKEAGDLPREKVIEAAGRSYLVRMREEDLGAVYPGMVRYTVELVEGGRIVSVFRTNTYEYAPTMPYDAREVAERTFARWVRELGEDAAGFEPPVATRFARGVQTPSPPPAVVVIQGSPRPGGNCSILASWVAGEAGAMGLFASVVYPHDMDIHPCTGCYQCYNTGECVFDDDMAGIIDAVSRCRLLVVCTPVYTNTVPAGTKALFDRFQAYHAQRTLSPQPPGKGAAGLLVAVAGRRGKENFTCVSRVVSAFFSIAGIRAGKPLLIDGMDEKRDVRSIGGLEEDVRAAVRAALGEG, encoded by the coding sequence GTGAAGGAGGCCGGAGATCTCCCGCGGGAGAAGGTCATCGAGGCCGCGGGGAGGTCGTATCTCGTCAGGATGCGGGAGGAAGACCTCGGCGCGGTGTACCCCGGGATGGTGAGGTATACCGTCGAGCTCGTGGAAGGGGGGAGGATAGTATCGGTCTTCCGGACGAACACCTACGAGTACGCCCCGACGATGCCCTACGATGCCCGCGAGGTCGCGGAGAGGACCTTTGCGAGGTGGGTGAGGGAACTCGGGGAGGACGCCGCGGGATTCGAGCCGCCCGTTGCAACGCGGTTCGCGCGTGGGGTGCAAACCCCCTCCCCGCCGCCGGCGGTCGTCGTCATCCAGGGGAGCCCACGTCCGGGGGGGAACTGTTCCATCCTCGCCTCGTGGGTAGCGGGAGAGGCGGGGGCCATGGGCCTTTTCGCGAGCGTCGTGTACCCCCACGACATGGACATCCACCCCTGCACGGGGTGCTACCAGTGCTACAACACGGGCGAGTGCGTCTTTGACGACGACATGGCGGGGATAATCGATGCGGTGAGCCGCTGCCGCCTCCTCGTCGTCTGTACCCCCGTCTACACGAACACGGTCCCGGCGGGGACAAAGGCGCTCTTCGACAGGTTCCAGGCGTACCACGCGCAGCGGACGCTCAGCCCGCAACCCCCCGGCAAGGGGGCGGCAGGCCTCCTCGTCGCGGTCGCGGGGAGGAGGGGGAAGGAGAATTTCACCTGCGTGTCGCGGGTCGTGTCCGCTTTCTTCTCGATCGCGGGCATCAGGGCCGGAAAGCCGCTGCTCATCGACGGCATGGACGAAAAAAGGGACGTCCGGTCCATCGGCGGCCTCGAGGAGGATGTCCGGGCGGCTGTCAGGGCCGCACTCGGCGAGGGCTAG